In the genome of Candidatus Aminicenantes bacterium, the window ACGGAACCACGTATTATGTAGATCTGATCAGCCTGCCGGGAGGCGGGCCGGGTAGCGGCGGTGGCGGGGGCGCTGCCGGAGAGCCGGCGGAAAGTACGGCCGACACACAGCCTTCACCGGACACCGTTACCGCCCCCGCGGATCCGGAACCTGAAAACGCTGGTTCCATGAGTGATCTAGCGGTAAAAAAAGAGCCGGAAAGTTCCGTGCGCTATCCAGATAAAAAAAGTCGCAGCCGTTGGGAACCAAAGCAAAAGCCCCTGCTTTCGGTCACACGCAAAAAGCCGGGAAAAAGCACCAAGACTTCAGACCGGCAATCTTCCCAGGGTGGTTCCCGGGGAGTACTGAGTACACGCATATCCGGTGGTTCCGGGGGAGACGGTTCCGGAGGGGTAGGCGGCGGTACCGGCGGTGGATATGGAAGCGGCGGTTTCCCCTACGCGTACTACGTTCAGACGCTCAGGGATCGTATTTCCGGTTCCTGGTATCGTTCCCTGGTTTCACCCGGATTGCGGGGAAGCCATGTAACCACCGTGTATTTTCGCATTGACCGCGGAGGCCGGGTGAGCGGGCTCAAGGTTGAAAAAAGCAGCGGCGTAAACGCGCTGGACCTGTCGGCGCGGCGGGCGGTGGAAAACGCCGCTCCTTTTCCGCCGCTGCCCGACGACTTCCCCTATTCCCACCTGTTGGTCCATTTTGAGTTTGAATGGGTGAAAAAATGAAAATGATTCAGAGCATTCTCTTGTTGACGCTGCTGCCGGCCCTGTTCCTGGGCGCGCAGCAGGAGATCCGTATCCGTATCAGTGACGGGGTTTCCATGATTCCCGTGGCTTTCCCCCGGGTGACCTTTGCGGTGCAATCCGCGGTAAAAGAGGATGCCGTCCGCGCTGATGTTGAAGATACACTGTGGAACGATCTGGAGTTTTCCCGGGTGTTTCGCATGGTTCCCCGTGAGCACTATAGCTACATCGAGACCTTCGACCCGCAGAACATCCGCTTTCGGGACTGGGAGTCCATTCAGGCCAATATCCTGATCTCCTGCCAGGTGGAAATGCCGGAGGCATCGCGTATTGTCATGGCTTTCCGCGTATATGATGTGCGCAACGGGGGACGATTTATTTTTGGGCGCAATTTCGGCGGTAAACGTGAATTCGCGCGCCTTATCGCCCACCGCGCCGCGGATGAAATGATGAAACAGTTTGGAGAAACCCCCTTGTTCACTTCGAAAATCATTTTTGTGTCCAGCCGCGATGGAAACGATGAGATTTACATGATGGACTATGACGGAGGCAGACAGCGCAGGATCACCATCAACTCCTGGATGGATGTGCTGCCCTCGTGGAGCCGGGATCATGAAAAGATCCTTTTTACCTCTTACCGCAATAACAATCCGGACCTGCTCATGTTTCACCTGTACACCGGCAAGACGGAATTTTTGTCGACGCAACGGGCCAACTACTGCGCGGACTGGGCCCCGGAAAGCAACCAGATTGTGTATACTTCGACCAAGAGCGGCAACGCGGAGTTGTATGTGCGGGATATGGATACGGGCCGGGAACGGCGCTTGACCTTTAACCGCGTGATTGACACCGCCCCCAATTGGAGCCCAAGCGGGAGGGAGATTGTATTCACTTCAGCTCGCACCGGTACTCCGCAGATCTATATCATGGATGCGGAAGGTACCAATGTGCGGCGCTTGACCACGGAGGGCAATTACCACGATTCGCCTGAATGGTCACCCGATGGCACCCGTATCCTGTTTGTTTCCCGCATTGAAAACCG includes:
- the tolB gene encoding Tol-Pal system beta propeller repeat protein TolB; this encodes MGEKMKMIQSILLLTLLPALFLGAQQEIRIRISDGVSMIPVAFPRVTFAVQSAVKEDAVRADVEDTLWNDLEFSRVFRMVPREHYSYIETFDPQNIRFRDWESIQANILISCQVEMPEASRIVMAFRVYDVRNGGRFIFGRNFGGKREFARLIAHRAADEMMKQFGETPLFTSKIIFVSSRDGNDEIYMMDYDGGRQRRITINSWMDVLPSWSRDHEKILFTSYRNNNPDLLMFHLYTGKTEFLSTQRANYCADWAPESNQIVYTSTKSGNAELYVRDMDTGRERRLTFNRVIDTAPNWSPSGREIVFTSARTGTPQIYIMDAEGTNVRRLTTEGNYHDSPEWSPDGTRILFVSRIENRFDVFTYHVRTNSITKLTENAGRNENPSWSPDGRHIVFASNRGGSYQLYLMDYDGANVKRLTSTGENKMPKWQKFTHRRFDN
- a CDS encoding TonB family protein — protein: GTTYYVDLISLPGGGPGSGGGGGAAGEPAESTADTQPSPDTVTAPADPEPENAGSMSDLAVKKEPESSVRYPDKKSRSRWEPKQKPLLSVTRKKPGKSTKTSDRQSSQGGSRGVLSTRISGGSGGDGSGGVGGGTGGGYGSGGFPYAYYVQTLRDRISGSWYRSLVSPGLRGSHVTTVYFRIDRGGRVSGLKVEKSSGVNALDLSARRAVENAAPFPPLPDDFPYSHLLVHFEFEWVKK